In Pseudomonas sp. Leaf58, one DNA window encodes the following:
- a CDS encoding DUF4174 domain-containing protein, which yields MLVRSLTLATLLALVGPAFAADSDAPLAKELGKARPLVVIAPSSADPTLRGLNEALKDPATQAAFKERSLVVYSVANMMGKREDKNLEQQTTMALIRELKLGASKGTKVILVGKDGERHMLKDDEAGGTLDPQAILKAVDELPASEKAVTVPEPVATATPEPKAKDSKPAKPAKPAAPPKPLED from the coding sequence ATGCTCGTCCGGTCACTGACCCTCGCCACCTTGCTCGCGCTTGTCGGCCCTGCGTTCGCCGCCGACAGTGACGCGCCACTGGCCAAGGAACTGGGCAAGGCCAGGCCCTTGGTCGTCATTGCACCAAGCAGCGCCGACCCGACATTGCGAGGGTTGAACGAGGCGCTGAAGGACCCAGCCACCCAGGCCGCCTTCAAAGAGCGCAGCCTGGTGGTGTACAGCGTCGCCAACATGATGGGCAAGCGTGAGGACAAGAACCTCGAGCAACAAACTACCATGGCCTTGATCCGCGAACTGAAGCTGGGGGCCAGCAAGGGCACCAAGGTGATCTTGGTGGGCAAGGACGGTGAGCGGCACATGCTCAAGGATGACGAGGCGGGCGGAACCCTCGACCCGCAGGCGATCCTCAAGGCGGTGGATGAACTGCCCGCCAGCGAAAAGGCCGTTACCGTGCCTGAGCCTGTTGCGACCGCGACGCCGGAACCCAAGGCCAAAGACAGCAAGCCGGCCAAGCCCGCCAAGCCGGCTGCGCCACCCAAGCCGCTAGAAGACTGA